The Solea senegalensis isolate Sse05_10M linkage group LG9, IFAPA_SoseM_1, whole genome shotgun sequence genome has a segment encoding these proteins:
- the LOC122774681 gene encoding F-box only protein 47-like has product MDMMRKDSRKVKRTLYPTKTIMTRSQCLTSSGYFHRLPAEVFHMILDKVSVLELSVFSMVSKEISRCVMDYISTLAWRKKMITQNHSSCLEQGSTNGPFRNLGLLFKRCTLFLPAKEKLKFIFSQLSKIPCFMLEQCLVPNCSGFARCGVFLQTLTAQWDELECHRVFNFLWEHTNLLQKIETVIYAKPGTRWYQELQLRSFCRQVLLDPRQNQPSECQFWLMQLLKPWPIVSQARLLFILYGPLMPEGTLVWQDLVERGLSHGALWDLATSFLLLIGKREVKGWTSNSMLAILEELIVIPQPWHVENVARLLVLCGNTLCYAVLANKALNGRLAEISRLIVFIILVSEKDSYNMSNVVKLVIRICKIFSTSAEKTGFIQQLENMFSEITREFFEVCVAGNHLENREAFQSLCILLDSSARFHTKLILQVPM; this is encoded by the exons ATGGACATGATGAGGAAAGATTCCAGAAAAGTGAAGAGGACTCTTTATCCAACCAAAACCATCATGACACGCAGCCAGTGTCTCACCAGCTCCGGCTACTTCCACAGGCTCCCAGCAGAGGTGTTCCACATGATACTAGATAAAGTGTCTG tgCTGGAGCTCAGTGTATTTAGCATGGTGTCCAAAGAAATCAGTAGATGCGTTATGGACTACATCTCCACCTTggcctggagaaaaaaaatgatcacCCAAAACCACTCCAGTTGCCTTGAACAGGGATCCACTAATGGACCCTTCAGAAACCTGG GGTTATTATTCAAACGATGTACATTGTTTCTGCCAGCAAAGGAGAAGTTAAAGTTTATCTTCAGCCAACTGTCAAAG ATCCCCTGCTTCATGTTAGAGCAGTGTCTAGTTCCGAATTGCAGTGGCTTTGCCAGGTGTGGTGTCTTCCTCCAG ACTCTAACTGCACAGTGGGATGAGCTGGAGTGTCATAGAGTGTTTAACTTCCTGTGGGAGCACACAAACCTGCTGCAAAAAATTGAGACAGTGATCTATGCAAAACCAG GAACGAGGTGGTACCAGGAGCTGCAGCTCCGTAGTTTCTGCCGTCAGGTTCTGCTGGACCCGAGGCAGAACCAGCCATCAGAGTGTCAGTTCTGGCTAATGCAACTCCTGAAGCCTTGGCCCATTGTCAGTCAGGCTCGCTTGCTGTTCATCCTCTATGGACCGCTGATGCCTGAGG GGACTCTTGTTTGGCAGGACCTGGTGGAGAGAGGCCTGTCCCACGGAGCACTGTGGGACCTGGCCACATCCTTCCTCCTGCTCATTGGCAAAAGAGAAGTCAAAGGCTGGACCAGCAACTCAATGCTGGCAATCCTGGAAGAGCTTATTG TCATTCCTCAGCCCTGGCATGTGGAGAACGTGGCTCGTCTCTTGGTGTTGTGTGGCAACACTCTCTGCTACGCTGTTCTGGCCAACAAAGCCCTGAACGGACGACTTGCTGAGATCTCCAGACTCATCGTCTTCATCATACTG GTGTCTGAGAAGGACAGCTATAACATGAGCAATGTGGTGAAGTTGGTGATACGGATCTGCAAGATCTTTAGCACGTCTGCAGAAAAGACCGGCTTCATCCAACAACTGGAGAACATGTTCTCAGAAATCACCAGGGAGTTCTTCGAGGTTTGTGTAGCAG GGAACCACCTTGAAAACCGGGAGGCTTTCCAGAGCCTGTGTATCCTCTTGGACTCCAGTGCTCGTTTCCACACTAAACTCATCCTTCAGGTGCCAATGTAA
- the LOC122774854 gene encoding claudin-14-like, which translates to MASTAAQLLGFFLGLLGFTGTVAATLLPHWRTTAYVGSNIITATAYMKGLWMECVWHSTGIYQCELYRSLLALPHDLQAARALMVLSCITSVLASLVSVMGMKCTRFARGSFVKTPLATSGGIGFLCAGLLCLITVSWTTNDVILDFYSPFLPSGLKCEIGLAVYLGYASSCLSLCGGLVLCWSSNVARSQRPPHIQRIPASSPPPAFNIIYPPAPLYKPPEALKDNRTPSLCSLSSNGYRLNNYV; encoded by the exons ATGGCCAGCACGGCGGCTCAGCTCCTTGGTTTCTTCTTAGGCCTGTTGGGCTTTACGGGAACTGTGGCTGCAACTCTGCTCCCCCACTGGCGCACCACAGCATACGTGGGCtcaaacatcatcacagccaCCGCCTACATGAAAGGCCTgtggatggagtgtgtgtggcacagcACTGGCATTTACCAGTGTGAACTGTACAGATCTCTGTTGGCATTGCCTCATGACCTGCAG GCTGCCCGGGCACTCATGGTGCTCTCCTGTATCACCTCAGTCCTGGCATCTCTGGTGTCTGTTATGGGTATGAAGTGTACCCGCTTTGCTCGCGGCTCATTCGTCAAGACTCCACTGGCGACGAGTGGGGGAATCGGTTTCCTCTGTGCTGGTCTTCTCTGTCTTATCACTGTGTCCTGGACCACCAATGATGTCATATTGGATTTCTACAGCCCCTTCCTCCCCAGTGGGCTGAAATGTGAGATCGGCCTGGCAGTGTACCTCGGTTACGCGTCGTCCTGCCTCAGTCTGTGTGGAGGACTGGTGCTGTGCTGGAGCAGCAACGTTGCCAGGTCACAGAGACCCCCGCATATACAGAGGATTCCAGCATCATCACCTCCTCCTGCCTTCAACATCATTTATCCCCCTGCTCCACTCTACAAGCCACCGGAGGCCCTGAAGGATAATCGCACCCCCTCATTGTGCTCCCTTTCCAGCAATGGCTATCGGCTCAATAACTACGTCTAA
- the LOC122775114 gene encoding ADP-ribosylation factor-like protein 6: IEKFKCSSMSFTVFDMSGQSRYRNLWEHYYKEGHAIIFVIDSGDKLRMVVAKEELDTLLNHQDIRSRKMPVLLFANKMDLRDAMSSVKVSQMLCLENIKDKPWHICASNAIKGEGLQEGLDWLHEQIAQSHQNNEHIND, from the exons attGAAAAGTTCAAGTGTTCAAG CATGTCCTTCACCGTGTTTGATATGTCTGGACAGAGCAGATACAGAAACCTCTGGGAGCATTACTACAA AGAAGGTCATGCCATCATATTTGTCATTGACAGCGGCGACAAACTGAGAATGGTTGTGGCCAAAGAGGAACTCGATACTCTTCTCAACCACCAAG ACATACGCAGCAGAAAGATGCCAGTGTTGCTCTTTGCCAACAAGATGGATCTGCGGGACGCCATGTCTTCTGTCAAGGTCTCACAGATGTTGTGTTTGGAGAACATCAAAGACAAACCTTGGCACATCTG tgcgAGCAATGCCATCAAAGGAGAGGGCCTGCAGGAAGGGCTGGACTGGCTACACG AACAAATTGCACA atcacatcaaaacaatgaaCACATAAATGACTGA